From the Pseudomonas monsensis genome, the window GCTGACACTTGGGAAGCAGCGGTCGATGTACCTGCACCCACTAACGTACTTGGCCGTTATGGATCACCGGAAGAGGATATTGCGCCGGTGGTGTTGTTTCTCGCTAGCAAGGATGCGCAGTTCTTGACGGGATACAGTCTCACGCCGGACGGAGGCCAAATCATCGACAGCGCCCGCTGACGGTCCTGTCCAAACCCCACGACGCAACGGAAATTGGGCCGATCTCTGCCGGTCACGACAGACTGTTTTCGGCCAAAAGCGGACATACGCAAGCAACCGCTCGCGGCCAATAGCGGTCATCCTCCTCCGTCAGGTGTCGACCCATTGCGGCCATTCGCAGGAGCCACCACAATCGGAGGAATGTTGGTGGTGAGGTGACGCATAGTGAGGATTGAAGTATCAGAAGAAGCCGACTGGAAGCTTTTCGAGGACGTGGCCGGGGTTATTGAGCAAGGGCTGGGCGGTTCCTGGAAAGAGAGGCTCGATGGCCCGGACCAGCGTTATTGGGATCTGTTGGTGGATGAACACACGCTCACCCTACACCTTGAACACTATTTAGGCATTTCAGTGGTCATTCCCGATAGCGCAGATGACATCGCTCGAAGAGTATGTGCGTTGCTTAATCGGCCTCCTTGCGGGTAAGCCCGCTCTGACAAAGATCCCAACTGATCTAAAAGGCAGCTGTGGGTCGATTTCTGCATGTCGCTATTATCAGCTTCTGGCCGATAGCTGCCGATCCCGTTGGCAGCTATCGGCCAGAAGAGGACGTTTAGAGCAAGGAGAATAAATCCATCGCATTTCTTCCAGGCTTTGCAATTTGCGGACGCGCTTTTACACACTCTGGGCTGGTAAGTTTAGAGTCGGAAAATCAACTAGTCCCTTTTTCTAAAGTAGGTGCCAATGGTTACTTCTATCGTTCTTCAGGACGTTGACGTTGGATGGATCGCTACTGACGCCATCGGGCAGGTTGCGCTCTTCACTACGGCTGGTCCGGGGCCGATTCCTTGCTCCGCACTTCCCTCCGTCGAGAACTCCGAAGAGGCGGTCCTTTCATTGCCAGAGGTGTCCGATGTGGATCTGGTTACTTCGATGTCTGGCGCAAACGCTTTCGCTGCCTTTGCCAAGCGTGGGTTCTTTGCATATGACTGGTCGGACGTCCATCGCACTACGCGCCTAGCCTTGAATGGATATGAGCTGCAATACCGTCCACTGAATCCATTGACACTTTTCGACTTACCGGCCCCTTTACGGGCATTGGCTGAGGTTACCCGGCTATCTGGCGTAACGTTCGGAGTACCTATCGTAGTGATAGGTAATCAGATTTCTTAGCCGTCATTCAGCGGTTGGGGAGCGTTTTGGCCGTTTGCTTCCTTTCACTACCGGCAGCTAATGGCCGATTGCCGTCACTCGGCACTCGGCACTCGGCACTCGACACCATCTTGCATGGCCGCACTGCTTGGCAGTTCCAATCCAATGGGACGAAACCCGATCCAGCACCTGGACTCTCTACTGTATTCAGGGTTCGGATGGAATGAGGAGAACCAGATCTGTATTACCGATGTCGACACCCGCTTGTGAAAGCAAGGTAGAGACTTGCCCGCGATGATGAGTCTGGTGGTTGAAGAAATGCATGAGCAAACCAAAGAAACTTTTGTCTGCGGGCGTCCCTGCCATGTTTGTGTAACTCAGGGTGCCATCTAAATGTGCCTCTGTAATGGAGCGAGACCATTCCATAATTACTCTATCGAGCCATATCCGATGAGCCGACAAATCGCGGATGTTTGAGAACGTCAGCTGGTTGAGACTTTTCGGGGCAGGAAGTTGCTGAACCGGCTTCAGAGCCGAGTAGTTCGCTGGGTGCCCGGCGAATCGC encodes:
- a CDS encoding DUF3630 family protein is translated as MRIEVSEEADWKLFEDVAGVIEQGLGGSWKERLDGPDQRYWDLLVDEHTLTLHLEHYLGISVVIPDSADDIARRVCALLNRPPCG
- a CDS encoding DinB family protein, with amino-acid sequence MNRTDHVCLMATYNEWMNANIYEAAKRLSDEELSLNRNAYFGSIIGTLNHLVAGDVIWLQRFAGHPANYSALKPVQQLPAPKSLNQLTFSNIRDLSAHRIWLDRVIMEWSRSITEAHLDGTLSYTNMAGTPADKSFFGLLMHFFNHQTHHRGQVSTLLSQAGVDIGNTDLVLLIPSEP